A single region of the Candidatus Sungiibacteriota bacterium genome encodes:
- the tpiA gene encoding triose-phosphate isomerase yields the protein MSKKVIIANWKVNPPSVKEAVLLAQKTEREISKSRNVEVIIAPPFPFLAAVGGVLKKSKLGAQDAFWTDGPYTGEVSPTQLKNIGAKYIILGHSERKIHLGETDSLINKKVHAVLESGLGAILCVGERERVGSEIPQIVGEQLKNALKNTKTGLVKNLVVVYEPIWAISTMPGAKSDTPDSAFRALLYIRRVLSELYGRRTADTIRILYGGSVNSANAGGFIHEGKMQGALVGGASLKPKEFALIVREVSR from the coding sequence ATGAGCAAAAAAGTTATTATTGCCAACTGGAAAGTCAACCCTCCATCCGTAAAAGAGGCGGTTTTGCTTGCGCAAAAAACTGAACGAGAAATTTCTAAATCTCGAAATGTTGAGGTAATCATAGCGCCGCCTTTCCCGTTTCTCGCCGCAGTCGGGGGGGTCCTAAAAAAGTCAAAGTTGGGCGCACAGGACGCATTTTGGACAGATGGTCCTTATACCGGAGAGGTTTCTCCGACACAGCTTAAAAATATTGGCGCAAAGTATATCATTTTAGGCCACTCGGAACGAAAAATACATTTAGGCGAGACCGATAGCCTAATTAACAAAAAAGTTCACGCAGTATTGGAAAGCGGCTTGGGGGCTATTCTCTGTGTGGGTGAGCGGGAAAGAGTTGGTAGTGAAATTCCCCAGATTGTCGGGGAACAGCTTAAAAACGCCCTTAAGAACACAAAGACCGGTTTAGTAAAAAATTTGGTTGTTGTCTACGAGCCAATTTGGGCCATAAGTACTATGCCGGGCGCAAAATCCGACACCCCGGATAGTGCCTTTCGTGCCTTGCTGTATATACGCCGTGTTCTCTCTGAACTTTATGGACGCAGGACGGCGGATACGATCCGTATTCTTTATGGCGGTTCGGTTAATTCCGCTAACGCAGGAGGATTTATACACGAAGGGAAAATGCAGGGGGCGCTGGTTGGCGGAGCCAGTTTAAAGCCTAAAGAGTTTGCCTTGATAGTTCGTGAGGTTAGTCGTTAG
- a CDS encoding NAD(P)/FAD-dependent oxidoreductase, with translation MVNNKQKIVILGAGFGGITAALKLARLIKKYQEYEVVLVDKNYYHLFTPALYEISAIPKEEAHGFKLKSAIVIPVEDIIYGREIKFIQGEIIGLDKIRRAVVVKNAGAVPFEYLLVALGSETNYFNIPGLKENSYPLKGFRDALRIRNKIEALLEQNRPITIVVGGAGSTGIEVIAELSNFICSLQKKLVKNHALCQVRLLVVEASPEIMPGFDNWSIGLVRKRLAKLGIETKTNFTVANVTSQEITGKDNTRLAYDIFIWTGGVTGLSLFKTLGLPLTPKETLAVNQYLEVEPRVFAIGDNAGFINPATGKLLIWNVPVAEAEAKVAVRNIIREISGRKKTAFRPSRKYPFVLTVGKKYAVADLVILRLSGFIGWIIKILVELNYLRKILPLKKAIAHWLRAVKLYRSND, from the coding sequence ATGGTAAATAACAAACAAAAAATAGTTATTTTGGGGGCAGGATTCGGGGGAATAACTGCCGCGCTAAAACTAGCCCGTCTCATCAAAAAATATCAGGAATATGAAGTAGTTCTAGTAGACAAAAACTACTATCACCTTTTCACCCCCGCGCTTTATGAGATTTCCGCAATCCCCAAAGAGGAAGCGCACGGCTTTAAACTAAAATCCGCCATTGTGATACCTGTAGAGGACATAATCTACGGCCGGGAGATAAAATTTATACAGGGAGAAATCATCGGTTTGGATAAGATACGGCGGGCCGTTGTTGTCAAAAACGCGGGGGCAGTGCCTTTTGAATATTTGCTCGTGGCGCTCGGGTCCGAAACCAACTACTTCAACATTCCCGGTCTTAAAGAAAACTCCTATCCGCTGAAGGGTTTTCGGGACGCATTGCGTATCCGCAATAAAATTGAGGCCCTGCTTGAACAAAATCGCCCCATCACTATCGTTGTTGGCGGCGCCGGTTCAACGGGTATTGAGGTTATAGCTGAACTTTCAAATTTTATCTGCAGCCTGCAAAAAAAACTGGTTAAAAATCACGCCCTCTGCCAAGTAAGACTTCTGGTGGTGGAGGCTTCACCCGAAATTATGCCGGGATTTGACAATTGGTCCATTGGTCTCGTCAGAAAGAGGCTCGCTAAACTTGGCATTGAAACAAAAACTAACTTTACTGTTGCCAACGTTACCTCCCAAGAGATTACTGGCAAAGACAATACGCGGTTAGCATACGATATTTTTATCTGGACCGGTGGCGTAACCGGGCTCTCACTTTTTAAAACACTCGGGCTTCCTCTCACGCCCAAAGAAACGCTTGCCGTAAATCAATACCTTGAGGTAGAACCGCGTGTGTTTGCGATAGGAGATAACGCCGGGTTTATCAACCCAGCTACCGGTAAACTGCTTATCTGGAACGTGCCTGTAGCCGAGGCGGAAGCGAAAGTTGCCGTCCGGAATATCATACGTGAAATATCCGGACGAAAAAAAACCGCCTTCCGGCCCTCACGAAAATATCCATTTGTTCTGACCGTTGGAAAAAAATATGCCGTGGCGGACCTGGTTATCCTCCGTCTGTCCGGATTTATTGGATGGATTATAAAAATTCTTGTGGAGCTTAACTATCTTCGTAAGATTCTTCCATTAAAAAAGGCCATTGCCCATTGGTTACGGGCAGTAAAATTGTATCGCTCTAACGACTAA
- a CDS encoding ribonuclease HI family protein: MIIGLDKLSIYKSMEKFIVYTDGGARGNPGPAAIGAVIKDSSGRTLKSYGEAIGKATNNEAEYRAVIFALQKIKALIGKEGTKKLTVEVNMDSELVARQLGGEYKIEEERLFPHFIKVWNLKIDFGKIIFRHVPREKNKEADRLVNEALDRRQRPLL; the protein is encoded by the coding sequence ATGATTATTGGCTTAGACAAATTAAGTATATATAAGTCAATGGAAAAATTTATCGTTTATACTGATGGGGGAGCGAGGGGAAATCCGGGGCCAGCCGCTATTGGCGCAGTTATTAAGGATTCTTCCGGCCGGACGCTCAAGAGTTACGGCGAGGCGATTGGAAAAGCAACTAATAACGAGGCCGAGTACCGGGCGGTTATTTTTGCTCTGCAAAAAATAAAGGCCCTTATTGGTAAAGAGGGCACCAAAAAACTCACGGTTGAAGTAAATATGGATAGTGAGCTGGTGGCGCGCCAACTGGGCGGCGAATACAAGATAGAGGAGGAACGACTTTTTCCGCACTTCATCAAGGTATGGAATCTTAAAATTGATTTTGGGAAAATCATTTTTCGTCATGTTCCTCGGGAGAAAAATAAAGAAGCGGACCGATTGGTAAATGAAGCTCTAGACAGGCGACAGAGGCCACTTTTATAG
- a CDS encoding MerR family DNA-binding transcriptional regulator produces MERKYLTIQEAAQILGVTPLTLRNWDKKGNLSAYRHPINNYRVYRLDQIELFLRRIENSKNKRGGKKIDISLL; encoded by the coding sequence ATGGAGCGAAAATACCTTACAATACAAGAAGCAGCCCAAATTTTAGGGGTTACCCCCTTGACACTTCGCAACTGGGACAAAAAAGGTAATCTTAGCGCATACCGTCATCCGATAAATAACTACCGCGTCTATCGGCTTGATCAGATAGAACTTTTTTTGCGGAGGATTGAAAATTCAAAAAATAAAAGGGGCGGGAAAAAAATTGATATTTCACTACTATAA
- a CDS encoding tetratricopeptide repeat protein, which produces MDQPINRFEYAAKIVLYVVAVLLPLWVFPIQISADFGREVVLGALVVVSAVLGLISILTKGEIYYRRSPILWAAAALLLVFGISTILSRSPMISLLLADASTEKLSTLILGVLLMILLGSLFRSRSEAGAFILLLVFSSALLGVLTVIQFLFDFSLYRLMLPAVANGIGFSPIGPTNSLALYYAALFILTVVFLLAPPEGWKSWVRYVLMLAAAVFLFNLFLIHYRIAWIVLLGSGIFLFGLLSKTLGMKDGRGEVSWRYWFALALLVLSIVMVMIRGPVFVKVGFPAEVAPSLSGTWRVVSNVFKEGVRPLLLGSGPGTFAVDWQLYKDPAVNQTIFWNVRFNQGNSLVATLPATVGILGLLAFLGFTGVSIFLFLRYLLLSKTEEGALPRSTFLAFVAAVLAIFLYPANLTIIILLFVALGLLHVLMSGGGSGFWSIREKTISFKTPGSLFSSSLIIIFFLALGIAVLYMQVGRIRAAVATRQGFVELNRGSVEEAISKLESAVSFDERHYAYHQNLVIARMEKIRSIIQRASKGEDVQQEFQNTVSSAVQSLQRATDLNPSEASLWRQQGAFYELIIPFIQGAERFSFEGYRKAAELDPLDPSIWTEWGRSGIVFADRIQIAMDQAKKAERESLGQARVSVLRESEQLLKKAVGVKPDFAQAHFLLAQIALRLGDAGSAVKSVEAAKLTAPFDIGIAFQLGLLYYQNNDFDRAEAEFKRALSLNQDYSNARYFLGLIYARRGNKEAAIKEFERVLTFNPNNQEVRKILSNLRGGKRALEGIVPLESRKEAPVR; this is translated from the coding sequence ATGGACCAACCTATAAACCGTTTTGAGTACGCGGCTAAAATAGTACTGTATGTTGTGGCGGTGTTACTGCCGCTTTGGGTTTTTCCTATACAAATTTCGGCCGATTTTGGACGGGAGGTTGTTTTGGGAGCACTGGTTGTAGTTTCCGCAGTTCTGGGGCTAATCTCTATCCTTACTAAGGGAGAGATTTATTACCGACGCTCGCCGATTCTCTGGGCGGCAGCAGCGCTTCTTTTGGTATTTGGTATAAGCACTATTCTTTCCAGGTCCCCCATGATTTCTCTGCTTTTGGCGGACGCTTCCACCGAAAAGCTTTCCACCCTGATTTTGGGTGTCCTACTCATGATTCTTTTGGGATCGCTTTTTAGATCACGTTCCGAAGCCGGAGCATTTATACTGCTTCTTGTGTTTTCCTCCGCACTTTTGGGTGTGCTTACAGTCATTCAATTTTTGTTTGACTTTTCTCTTTACCGCTTAATGTTGCCTGCTGTAGCCAACGGTATTGGTTTTAGTCCCATAGGACCAACTAATAGTCTTGCGCTTTACTACGCCGCCTTATTTATTCTTACCGTTGTATTTTTGCTGGCCCCACCCGAAGGTTGGAAGTCATGGGTTCGTTATGTTCTTATGCTGGCTGCGGCAGTTTTTCTGTTTAATCTGTTCCTCATACACTATCGTATTGCCTGGATAGTGCTTTTGGGTTCGGGAATTTTTCTGTTTGGACTGCTGTCAAAAACTCTGGGCATGAAAGACGGGAGAGGGGAGGTTTCGTGGCGCTACTGGTTCGCTTTGGCGCTTTTGGTGCTTTCCATTGTTATGGTTATGATACGCGGTCCAGTTTTTGTTAAAGTGGGATTTCCGGCAGAAGTTGCACCTTCGCTTTCTGGAACTTGGCGCGTGGTTAGTAACGTCTTCAAAGAAGGAGTAAGGCCGCTACTGCTGGGATCAGGTCCCGGCACTTTTGCCGTAGACTGGCAATTATATAAAGACCCCGCCGTCAACCAGACTATTTTCTGGAACGTACGATTTAATCAAGGAAATTCGTTGGTTGCCACGCTTCCCGCAACTGTGGGGATTTTGGGATTGCTGGCCTTTCTCGGGTTTACGGGTGTCTCTATTTTTCTCTTTTTGCGGTACCTCCTGCTTTCCAAAACAGAAGAGGGCGCTTTACCCCGAAGCACCTTTTTAGCTTTTGTGGCCGCGGTTCTGGCTATATTTCTTTATCCCGCGAATCTAACCATTATTATTTTACTATTTGTGGCCTTGGGCCTTCTTCACGTTTTAATGAGCGGGGGCGGCAGCGGATTTTGGAGCATTCGTGAAAAAACAATTTCTTTTAAAACGCCCGGGTCTCTTTTTAGCTCTTCGCTGATTATTATCTTTTTTCTGGCCCTCGGCATTGCCGTGCTTTACATGCAGGTGGGACGCATAAGAGCGGCCGTGGCCACCCGGCAGGGCTTTGTGGAACTTAATCGTGGGTCGGTTGAGGAAGCTATTTCTAAGCTGGAGAGCGCCGTATCTTTTGACGAACGACACTACGCTTATCATCAAAATTTGGTTATTGCCCGTATGGAAAAAATACGCAGTATCATACAGCGTGCCTCTAAAGGAGAGGATGTTCAGCAGGAATTTCAAAACACGGTTTCCTCGGCAGTACAAAGTTTGCAGCGGGCCACTGACCTTAATCCGTCAGAAGCATCTCTGTGGAGACAGCAGGGTGCATTTTACGAGCTGATCATTCCTTTTATTCAAGGCGCAGAACGGTTTTCTTTTGAGGGGTATAGAAAAGCCGCAGAACTTGACCCCCTGGATCCCTCAATTTGGACCGAATGGGGACGATCCGGCATTGTTTTTGCCGATCGGATACAGATAGCTATGGATCAAGCCAAGAAAGCAGAACGGGAATCCTTGGGTCAGGCCCGCGTTTCCGTGCTTCGCGAATCGGAGCAGCTCCTTAAAAAGGCAGTCGGGGTAAAACCAGATTTTGCGCAGGCGCATTTTCTTCTGGCGCAGATCGCTTTGAGGCTCGGAGACGCCGGCTCTGCCGTAAAAAGCGTTGAAGCGGCAAAGTTAACTGCACCGTTTGATATAGGTATTGCGTTTCAGCTGGGGCTTCTTTACTATCAGAACAATGACTTTGATCGGGCCGAGGCGGAATTTAAAAGGGCTCTCTCGTTAAATCAGGATTATTCCAATGCCCGTTATTTCCTGGGCCTTATTTATGCTCGTCGCGGCAACAAAGAGGCGGCCATAAAAGAATTTGAAAGAGTGTTGACGTTTAATCCTAATAATCAGGAGGTACGCAAAATTTTGTCTAACCTGCGAGGTGGAAAGCGGGCGCTAGAGGGTATTGTGCCGCTTGAAAGTAGAAAAGAGGCGCCCGTGCGCTAG